Proteins encoded together in one Variovorax paradoxus EPS window:
- a CDS encoding type IV pilin protein, whose product MHKSIAAMTRQSFESRRSGRGFTLIEVMIVVAIIGILAMIAMPSYQEYMRRSKRSEAQGVLMEAAQYMQRYYSANDRYTVTAGNVTTPAEQKVGSDSMLPPALRQSPKSGTANYNIVVFAADTPPSYSLRATRAGSMASDKCGTLTLNSQGAKAIVDQTTGVNVADCWKQ is encoded by the coding sequence ATGCACAAGTCCATCGCAGCCATGACACGTCAATCCTTCGAATCGCGCCGGTCCGGCCGCGGCTTCACCCTCATCGAAGTCATGATCGTCGTCGCGATCATCGGCATCTTGGCGATGATCGCCATGCCCAGCTACCAGGAGTACATGCGGCGGTCCAAACGCTCCGAGGCTCAAGGCGTCCTGATGGAGGCCGCGCAGTACATGCAGCGCTACTACTCGGCCAACGATCGCTACACCGTCACTGCGGGCAACGTCACCACACCGGCCGAGCAAAAGGTTGGTAGCGACAGCATGCTGCCTCCCGCTCTGCGCCAGTCGCCCAAGTCGGGCACCGCCAACTACAACATCGTCGTCTTCGCCGCCGACACGCCGCCCAGCTACTCCCTCAGGGCTACGCGTGCGGGCAGCATGGCAAGCGACAAGTGCGGCACGCTCACCTTGAACAGTCAGGGCGCCAAAGCCATCGTGGACCAAACGACAGGCGTGAACGTTGCCGACTGCTGGAAACAGTAA